The sequence TTCAAAAAGCCAGGACAGCTACTTTTTGTTTGAGCTTTATGAGTCCGATATGAAACTAGTTTTTGATACACAAAAGACTTTTGGGACAAATTTTGCTAGATTTTTCAAGCCCTCAACTCCAGATGAAGCGATAAATTTGCTAGCTAAAAGCGCAGCTAAAATTGGTCTAAACATAACCAAAAACGCACTTTACGAGCTTTACTTTACGCATAATGAAAATTTATACCTTGCAGCAAGCGAGCTAACAAAGCTAAAGAGCCTAAACACACACATCGAACAAGATGATGTAAAAAGGCTAGTTTTTGGACTTGGCGGGATAAATTTTGATGATTTTTTTAACAAATTTATGGCTCTAAAAGACATAAAAAACGACTTTTTTACCTATCTAGAAGATCCAAATTTTAATGAAATTTTACTTCTAAATTCGCTTTACAAAGCATTTTTTAGACTATTTAAAATTTACTCTTATATAAAGATAAATGGCCGATTAAATTTAGATGAGGCAATTGGTTATCAACCGCCTGTAAATGTCGCAAATTTATTAAAAGCAAATAGTCTAAAACTAAATTTAAACGCCTATTTAGAGATATTTAAAACGCTAAATTTAGCCGAGTTAGAGCTAAAAACAAATACAAAAATGGATAAAGAAATTTTTGTATTATCAACTATTTTAAATTTACAACACCTCATATCAACAGCAAATATTAAGTAACTTTAAGCTAAAATCCACCCTTGCTTAATGCAAAATCCTTGCTCACAAAGTGAGCTAAATATCCATAAGGAGAAGAAATGAAACATTACGAGCTTTTATTTATTCTTAAGCCGACACTAACGGAAGAGGAAGTTAAAGCTAAAGTTGACTTCGTAAAAGAAGTTATAACAAAAAATGGCGGCGAAATCGCTACTGTCGTTGAGATGGGCACTAGAAAACTAGCTTATACCATCAAAAAATATGAGCGTGGAACATATTTTGTTATCTATTACAAAGCACCACCAGCACTTCTTGCAGAGCTTACAAGAAATGTAAGGATCACTGAAGATATCATAAGATTTTTAAGCGTTAAATATGAAAATAAACGCGAAATCGCAGCTTGGGAAAGACTTTGCAAAGGTATCAAACAAACTATAAAAAAAGAGCCTCGTGAGCCAAGAGCACCGCGTGAGCCAAGAGTTGAAAAAGTAGACGAGCAAACTTTTACAGAAGAATAATCAAGGATCAAAAATGTTCAATAAAGTAGTACTGGTTGGGAATTTAACAAGAGATATCGAGCTAAGATACACTACTAGTGGATCTGCTATAGGAAATTCCGGTATTGCTGTTACTAGAAAATTTAATACTAACGGCGAAAAACGTGAAGAGACATGCTTTATTGACATATCGTTCTTTGGCAAATCAGCTGAGATAGCAAATCAATATTTAAGCAAAGGCTCCAAGCTTCTGGTTGAAGGAAGATTAAAATTTGATCAATGGACCGACAATAACGGACAAAACCGTTCAAAGCACTCAATCGTAGTTGAAAATATGGAGATGCTTGGCGGAAATAGCGGAGCTAATGGACAAAGTCAAGGTGGATTTAATCAAAATAGTTCGTACTCACAACAACGAAATAATGGTTCAAATAATAGCTATGGTAATGGTGGATATCAAAATTCAGCATCACAAAGACAGCAAATGCAACCACAAAATAAAAAAGTACAAGAAGAGTACTATGAGGAAAAAATCCCTGATATAAACATTGACGCCGATAATTTTGATGGCGACAACGAAATACCGTTTTAATTTAAAGGATAGAAAATGGCAGAAAAAAGAAAATATTCACGTAAATATTGCAAATTTACAGAAGCAAAAATTGATTTTATAGATTATAAAGATACTTCTCTTTTAAAGTATTGTTTATCAGAGAGATTTAAAATCATGCCAAGACGTTTAACTGGCACATCAAAAAGACATCAAGAGATGGTAGAAAAAGCGATCAAAAGAGCTCGTCATGCAGCTATTATACCTTACATAGTAGATCGCAAAGATGTAGTTTCAAATCCTTTTGATGGACTATAATTAATTAACTTATTAAGCCCCTATTAACGGGGTTTAATCCTAATCCTAAATATCCTAGATTTATATTCTTACAGATTTTTATTTATTGAACACAGTTCAAAATATTTTTCAAGTACTATCTATAATTTTGATTTAACTTGCACGAGGTAAATAGAATTTATTCAAGTAGACATCTCAAATATATACTGTCTTTAAACAACTCTTTAGTTCAAAAATAACTTATTTAGCCATATGTGCAATCAATGTCGTCGATTTACCACAATTCTTACTATTATGAATCACACATCATCTATCGTATAGCAATAGCTATTCACATGAGGCTAAAAAGTAAGATGCTTAATATAGAAGAACTTTACAATAAAAACATATCTTAGTAAATCCAATATTCATCCATTTGGTGTCCGCATATCTTACAAATGGCCTTTATTATGTATTTTTTATTTTAAAAATTTACCAATGTCAAATCAGCTTAACCGTACAATTAATATTAGCCAAAAACAAATTTTAAACATCCTTTTCTTGACATGTAATAATGTTTTTTGTATAATCTCAATTCTTTTTTAAACAAATGTCTTGCTAGCTCAGTCGGTAGAGCATCTCACTTTTAATGAGGGGGCCGTTGGTTCGAATCCAACGCAGGACACCATTTTTGGGTTTATGACCCTTTCGTCTAGTGGCTCAGGACTCTACTTTCTCTGTGTAGAAACAGAGGTTCAAATCCTCTAAGGGTCGCCAGATATTTTTTAAATTTTAGGTCGCTTAGCTCAGTTGGTAGAGCGCCACCCTTACAAGGTGGATGTCATAAGTTCGAGTCTTATAGCGACCACCATTTTAGGTGCAGCGGTAGTTCAGTTGGTTAGAATGCCGCCCTGTCACGGCGGAGGTCGCGGGTTCGAGCCCCGTCCGCTGCGCCATCATTTATTCTTTAACTTCCATTTTTCCCAGTTATTGTTATTCTTAAAAATAGTGAATTTTATTAAAAATTTATATTTTAAAATTTTACATATAAAATAAATTGAGAAATAAAATCTAAGTTATCACCACTAAATCGCATATATTTAAAAATAAATCTTTTACTAAAATTTCTAGATAATTGATACAAGATAAATCAAAAATTAATATTTTTATCTCTAAGTTATCAAAAAATCAATATAATCGTAAAAATTTAATAAGGGAAATTTATGGCATTTGAAAATGTATTAAAAGCGATTGAAGATATAAAAAATGGCAAAATGGTAATTATGGTCGATGACGAAGACCGTGAGAATGAAGGAGACTTGGTCTTTTCGGCGGCAAGCAGCGATATGCAAAAGGTAAATTTTGCAATCACTCATGCAAAAGGTGTGCTTTGCCTTGCAATGGATGAAGCAAACGCAAAAAGACTTGATTTGCCGCTAATGGTTTCTAAAAATACATCTAGTCACGAAACCGCATTTACTGTCACAATTGACGCAAAGGAAGCAACGACAGGCGTAAGTGCTTATGAGCGAGATATGACGATTAGACTTGCTGCTAGTATTGATTCAGTGCCTGAAAATTTTGTAAGGCCTGGGCATATATTTCCGCTTATTGCAAAAAAAGGTGGCGTCCTCGTTCGTACAGGTCACACTGAAGGATCAGTTGATCTTTGCAAACTCGCTGGCGTTAGCCCAATGGCAGCGATTTGTGAGATCGTAAAAGAAGATGGCACAATGGCAAGACGTGATTATTTGGAAGAATTCTGTAAAAAATTTAACCTAAATATGATAAGCGTTTCTGAATTAGTAGAATACAGACTTAGTCACGAAAGCTTAATAGAAGTTTCGCCTGCAAAGAGTGTAAAAATCTGTGGTTTTGAAGCAAAAAGATATGACATAAAAGATCACGAAAATAAAAATCACGCTGCCTATGTTTTCGGAGAGATAAAAGCGCAAACTAATGTAAAATTTCAAAAAATAAGCAAAGACCATGAGCTTTTAAGCGGAGATAAATTTGATAATTTATTAAAGGCATTGGATTTTTTAAGTAAAAATGGCGGAGTGTTGCTATTTTTAGACAGCAATAAAAGCGATACAAGCTCGCAAAAAGATTATGGCATTGGGGCACAAATTTTAAAGTATTTTGGCATAAGTGAAATTGAGCTTTTAAGCTCAAATAAAAATAAAGAATTTGTAAGCCTTGCAGGTTTTGGTCTTGATATAAAAGGCTATAAAGAAATTTAATTTTGTCACGTTCTATTTAATGCGGATATTAATCATCCTAGTAGCAAAATTCTTCACTTGGGAAAATTTTGCCTTTTACATCATTTGCGTAGGATTGCACACTCTTTCTTACAATATCCGCTCCATCAAGATAGTGTTTTACAAATTTTGGTTTAAAGTCTTCAAAAAAACCAAGCATATCAGACCACACAAGCACTTGTCCATCGACATTTACCCCAGACCCAATGCCAATAACTGGTATATGAACTTGCTTTGTTATCTCGCTAGCCACACTACTCATCGTACCTTCAAGCAAGATACCAAATGTTCCAGCTTGCTCGAACGCCAAAGCCTCGTCAATTAGTTTTTTTGCCTCGATCTCGCTTCTGCCTTTTATCTTATAACCGCCTTCAAATTTATAAAACTGAGGCTTTAAACCAATGTGAGCCATAACATTTATGCCCTCTTCACAAAGGCGCTTCACTAAATTTACTTGGTGCATGCCAACTTCGAGCTTTACCGCATCGGCATTTGTCTGTTTGAAAAATTTCATCGCATTTTTTATCGCTTGCTTTTCATTTGTGTAACTACCAAATGGCATATCAGCCATGATAAAAGTATTTTTAGCTCCGTTACAAACAGCCTTTGTATGATAAAGCATGGTATTCATGTCCGCACTTATCGTGCTTTCTTGCATATTAAAACTCATATTTAAGCTATCGCCAACCAAAATAATATCAGCATAATCATTAAAAAGCTTAGCAAATAACGCATCATAGGCTGTTATCATTACAATAGGGTCAATGCCTTTTTTGTTTTTTATATCATTTATGCTTAATTTTTTCTTCTGAGTTTTTTCATTTTTCATTGCAAGCTCCAAGGATTTTACCTAAAAGGCTAACAATTTTATCAAATTTTTGCTACAATTACGCCAATTTCTTAAGGACATAAAAATGGGTATATTAAAAAGGCTTGAAATAGATTACTCTTATGACATAGTTGAAGAATTTTTATCTCACTATGCTTTAATGTGCGATTTACTCGAGCCTTTGATAATAAATTTAGGAAGAGCTGATAAATATAAAGATAGTATCTTAGAGCTTACTAGGATTTTTCATAATATTAAATCAGCAGCAGGATTCATGCATCTTGATCCGATATTAAAGCTTACAACTTTAGCTGAAGAGATAGCTCAAGAAGCAAGAAGTCTAAAAGGGCCAGCAAATGATAAATTTATAGATTGGTTACTACTTATTAGCGATCAGTTTAATAAATATAAAGATGATGTAGAGAACGATTTTGAATATTTTAGCGTTCTTGAGCCAAAAATCATTGATGTGCCTGCAAAACTTAACTAAATAATTCACTAACCATTTTATTTTTTGGGAGCGACTTGGCTTCGACAGGAGCAGAGTGTGTACGGTGGCACGTCGCTTTGAGCAAAGCGTAAAAAGCTCAAATTAAATTTAAACGCAAACAACGTTAATTTCGCTCCTGCTTACGCTAAAGCTGCGTAAGTTCAGTTGAGCCTTGCTTAGTCTAATTCTAGCTAGGACAAAAGCAAGTAATTTAGCTAGAGTAGGCTCGCAAAGTGACTGCTTGCTAGCTGAAATTTTAGTCTTAGTCTAAATTTTGGTTTTGGAAAGTGAGCCTTTTTAGATGAAATTTTCACTTTTGCTAAGCGTGTAGAGGCTGTATGCATTTTGTTTTTGGACAGGGGTTCGATCCCCCTCGCTTCCACCATTTTTATCTAAAATACAAATAAAAATTTTATTAAATAGCTTAAATTAAAAAAGCTCTTCTGACTCAAAATAATTTTGTGAAATATTTCGCTCTTTTTCATTAGTATTTACATGAAGCACATAATAGCCTATCTGTGTGTTGCTAGCATCTATTAGTGGTACCACGCAAAAGTAGTGCGTTTTATAAACGTAAAATTCATATTCTTTAAAATTAATATCACGCAAAAAACCTACTATGTTTAAATTTGCACTGCTTAAATTTTCGATGTAATAATCATTTAAAATTTGATCACTTGGAATGCTTTTACGAGATGGCATCTTGTCTTTTGCCAAAAGAACAAATAGATCAATTCCTTGCTTTTTAAAATAATTTCCAAGTGAGTCAAAATTTAACAAAACCTCGATGTTACCAATAATTTTACCATCACGTATTACGTTTGAGACAGCCCTTATATGTGTTCCAGCATACCACGCCTCGATGCCAACCATGGGCTTGTTTTGATGCCTTGACTCTTGCACTAAAAACCTACTACTAGCGATCATATCGCCATATCTGTTTAGATCCCAACTCCTTACATAGCTTTTTAGATCTTTATCATAAATATGAAGCTTAATGTTGTTATACATCGAAGCTGCGCCAAGGGTTTTGGTTAAATTTTCGATATTTTTTATACATTCATCGCGACTTTGCCCTAGCAAGCACGTTTGTATAGACTCATTTTGAGCAAGCAAGATAGAGATCGCCATTGATGAAAATTTCTCATCATCTATGCTTTTATTAAGCTGTTTTACCTGATAATCAAAAAAGACTCGCATATTATTTTGCATCTTTTCAGCCATATAAGAGCTATAAAGAAAATAAAAAAGCCCTCCAAGCACTATAATAAAGATAAAAATGATATAGACATTAAAATATTTTTTATATTTATTCAAAACTAGCCCTTAACTTTTCTTCTAAAAATTTTGCAAATTTATCAAATTCTGGCAACACAAGCTCGCTTTTTCTCTTAGCAGCTGCCCACACACTATCTGGAAAAAATGCGTCATCACTAAATCTAGCAATAACATGAATATGCACGTGTGGTACGTAGTTTCCAAAGCTTGCGATGTTTATCTTAGTTGGTTTATAAAACTCAAGCATCGCCTTTTCAGCCACCAGCATCGCCTCAAAAAGCCTTGCCCTACTCGCTTCATCGCAATCGCTTAGCTCACGAAATGGCTTAATGGTAAAAATTTTTATCCATGGAAGTTCATTGTCTTCACGCTCGATTTTTATAAATTTATCTTCATAGATCATATTTGCTCCTATTTTTATACGAAATTTCTCTCTCTTAAAAGCGTATAAAGTTTGATAGTCGAGATAAAAAATGTTACGATCGCTGGTCCAAGGATCACACCCCAAAACCCAAATGTCGTGATGCCTGCAAGCATCGCAAAAAATATAAGAAGTTCATTTATTTTTGTTGGTATTTTAACCAGCTTCGAGTTTATAAATTTAATAACAAGTGGTTTTAAAAGCGTATCAGCTGCAAATGAGATCACTACGATCGTATAAATTGCGATAGTTATCGCTGCTGCTATGTTGCCATTTGCAAACTCATAAATACTAATAGGCCCCCATGCCAAAATACCGCCAACAACTGGGATAAGCGAAGCAAAGCTAAAAAAGATACCAGTTAGCACGCCATCATATCCGTAAAAGCTTGTGATAATAGCAAACAAAAAGCCTTGTATTATCATATTTGCAATGGTTGAATAAAAAACCACGCTCATCACGTTGCCAACCTCGCTTAAAATAGACTCTGTGTCATCTTGTTTTAGCGGAAGTGCATATTTTAGATAGCTGATTAGTTCATTGCCGTAAAGATTGCAAAAGAAAAAAAAGACCAAAATAATGATCATATCAACGCCAAATTTAAGGCTTAACTTGCCCAGGCTTGCAAGATTTGTCGCAAGTTGAGAAAAAAGCATCTTAATATCAAGTCCGCCAATAAATTCTTTTATCTTTGGCTCTAAAAAATTTATCGACTCAGGCATCCTAAAATCATAATTTTTGATAAATTCGATAGTCTTTGTAACATTGTTTATATCAAAGCCAGCCGCGTATTTTGCGATCTCAACCACCGCATAAAGAAGTGGGGCGATAAATAAGCAAAGAAGCACAGATGTGGTAAGAGCCGATGAAAGCGTCTTGCGGTTTTTGGTAAGCGATAAAAATGCGATTTGGACATTTGAAACCGCGACAGCAAGCAGTGCAGCGATAAAAATATCAAGCAGATAAGGTTTAAAAAGATAGACCACCAACGCCAAAGCGCAAAATACAAAAATTCCAAAAAATAGTCTATTGTTCATCTTGCTCCCTTAAAATGGGGTAATTATAGCAAATTTATCAAAGTTGCTCATTTGCTTCCCAAATTTGCTCAATCTCTTTGCCATCAAGCTTGCAAAGCTAGCAAGTGTGGCTAGGCTTTTGATATTTTTAGCATGCTACTGGCGCTTAGTAAATTTAGATAAATTTATAGTTTTACGCAAAATTTCTAGCTCAAAAGCTCCTATAAATTTAGCCTTTTACGTACACTGAAAATTTGCCCCAATGATCTCGCATTCATCACAGACTTGAACATATATAGTTCCCTCGCCATCTACTAGACTTCCAAGAGGAATTTGTGCTAGATATTTCATGCTTTTGCTACATTTTGGACATTTTAAATACTCAGCATCTTGCTCCCACTGCGGATATCCACCAAGCAAAATTTCGCTATCTATCATATATGAGTAGTGAGCGCAAACCTCGCTAGCTAGCTCGAAATTTTGCCCATCGAGCGTTGCCACAGCATCTCTTAAATAATCTTCGCTATCACCCTCACCTACTACCTCTGTTTGCACGCTATTGCCATCATTTTGGCAAAAGTACTGCACAAGGCCAACGCATGTTGGGCAAAATTTAAGCACAGCATCGTTTTTAAGCTCTAAGTTAAGTCGTTTTAAGCTCTCTTTTTTGATTGTAAATTCCAGCATCTCACCGCTACAAAATTTACATTTTTCATCGTTTAGTGCTTTAAATTTAATGCTTGCCTCTGCGTTTTGGCTTGGCTCACATGTAAAACACCTATCAAAAACTAGGCTTTTTCTCTTACCACTCTCGTCAAAGCTCCAGCCAGCAACCTGAGCGTATGCATCAGTATCGACGTGAAGCTTTGCCTTCCAAGGCTTTGGCGCATTATAGAGCTTAAAAAATAGCTCCCTCACCACCTCATCGCCCTGCCATGCAAGTGCGCAAAGGATGTGATTTATTTTTACGATATTTTCAGCGCCATTTAGACTATTTATGAGCTCATCTCTCACGTCGCTTGGGGCGTTTTTGTAAATTTCAAATGGGTAGTATTCGCCCTGCTTGGTCACTTCTTTTATTATCTGCTCGTCGCAAATGCCATGCAGGTAGAAAATATAGACAAGATCGCTATAAATTTCATCATATTTGCCTATATCGTCTGTGTGAGCTAGGACATTTTTTAGCTTTTGCTTAATCTCAGCCTTGCTTAAACCTTGATAAAACTTCAGCTTCTCTTTTTGCCTGCAATCATAGCAGATCCCATCAAAGTAAATCGTCCTTTGCTCGCACTTAGGACAAAGATGTGGCTCACCCATTTTTGCTCCAAATTTAAATTTCGCTACTCAAAAAGCCCTTTTTCGATATCGATCTTGATGTTAAAGGTCTCAAAGCACTTCGCACTTGCGATCCTACCCTTTGCGGTGCGCTCGATAAAGCCATTTGCAAGCAGATATGGCTCGATGACATCCTCAACCGTGCCCTCATCCTCACTAAGTGCCGCTGCGATCGTGCTAAGCCCCATAGGACGGCGCCTTGCTTGCATCAAAATTTCTAAATACCTAATATCCATCTCATCAAATCCAAGCGAATTTACACCAAGTGCATTAAGTCCCTCTTTTGCACGCTCGTGACTGATGATTTGCTCGTCATTTACCTCGGCAAAGTCGCGGATACGCTTTAGTAGCCTAAGAGCGATCCTAGGCGTGCCACGTGAGCGTTTGGCGATCTCTAAAGAGGCGTTTTTGTCGCACTCTTTACCAAGCTTGGCTGATGCGATCTGTACGATACGGCTTAGCTCGCTGCTTGTGTAAAACTGCAGCCTAAAGTCCATTCCAAAGCGGTCTCTTAAAGGCGCTGAGATCATGCCAGCACGCGTCGTCGCACCTATTAGCGTAAATTTTGGCAGGTCTATCTTGATAGTCTGAGCAGCTGGTCCTGAGCCTATGATAATGTCTAGCCTAAAGTCCTCCATCGCAGGGTAAAGCACCTCCTCGATAGCTGGGCTTAGGCGGTGGATCTCATCGATAAAAAGCACGTCGCCCTCTTGTAAATTTGTAAGGATCGCCGCAAGATCACCACTCTTTTCTATCATAGGCGCTGCGGTCATTTTGATACTTACACCCATCTCGTTTGCGATGATGTGAGCAAGGGTGGTTTTACCAAGTCCTGGAGGGCCGTAAAATAGCACGTGATCTAGGCACTCATTTCGCTTTTTGGCTGCTTTTATAAAGACATCTAAATTTTGCTTGATCTTTTCTTGTCCGATATAGTCTTCAAATTTTGTCGGTCTAAGCGAGACTTCAAAGTCATTTTCAAAGCTTACTTTTTCGATTTCAACGATTCTATCCAAAGTTTTTCCTTCTAAATTTAAGGCTTCATTTTACGCTTTTATGCTTAATTTAAGCTCGTTTAAATTTATAATAAAAGGTGCTGCCCTCGCCATAGACGCTATCAACGCCGTATGTAATGCCATGTTTTTGGCAAATTTCACTGACGATATTTAGCCCAAGTCCAAAGCCACCTTGGATTTCATCCTCTCTGACGTATCTTTTCCAGATCTTTTTGACGTCCTTTATCCCCTTGCCAAAGTCCTGCACGCTAAGATTTATGCGGTCTGCTTCAAGCTCTAAATTTACTATTATCTCGCTCTCTTTTTGGCTGTATTTTATGGCGTTTGTTATGGTGTTGTCGATGATGCGCTGAGCTTCGACCTTGCTTAGCATAGTAAATGCATCGCCTTCTAAATTTGTCTTTATCTCAATGTGCTTGACATCAGCCACGCTTGAGAGAAATTTCACTCGCTCTATTATGTATTCGCCTAAATTTAGCCTCTCAAGTGGAAATTTGATGTAGCCTCGCTTTATGAAGTACTCGACATCTTCGTAGGTTATTTGCATCTGTTTTAGGGCGTTTTTGATGCGAGTTATATACTTGTTTTCAAGTCCAAGCATCTCAAGGTTCATACCAGCCACGCCAAGTGGGGTCTTTAGCTCGTGCATGGCGTCGTTAAAGAAGTTGTTCATATACTTTTGAAACTCTTTATAGGGCTTAACGCTACTTAGATATAAAAAATATACGATAAAAAGCACCGCTACAAGGATGACAATGAGCATAAGTGCCGCTAGAAATATACTTTTTTCATTATCAAGCTCTTTTTCAACGACAATGTAATAAGGCGTCTTATCCTTTATAAAAAAACTTTTATAAAACAAGCAGCCATTTTCTTCAAGTGTTACAAATTTAAAGTTACTTGGCTGCTTAGAGAGATTTGAAATAATTGGATTAAAATTTACATCATAGATCGCAAATTTATACTTTAAAGAAGGAGTTATATTTTCATTTTTTAAAAACGAATTTTTGATAATAGTTTCATGCTTCATCGCACCAAAAAGAGCTTTTGAAGTGCTATTTTTTTGGCTTAAATTTAAGATCACAAAGCTTTGAAAACAAAAAAGCGACATTATGACAAATGTCGCTATGATCTGGATCTTAAAGCTCTTGTGCATCTATCTTGTAGCCTATACGCCTCTTTGAAGTGATAAAGTCACTAGTTGTTTTGTTTCTTATCTTTAAAACATGCATTCTGATATCAGCGCCTTCTATTTCTTTGTCATTCCAGACAAGATCTCTTAGCTCTTCCATGCTGACGTAAGAATTTAGATGCGAAACTAGACACTCAACAAGTGCGACTTCTTTTGCACTAAGATCGACCATTTTGCCGTTTTTAAATAGCGCACGCTTGTTTAGATTAAAGCTAAACTCGTCATTGATCTTTACTATGTTTTTATCGTCAGTTCCATAGTATTTTCTCATAAGCTCAGCTACTCTAAATTTAAGCTCAGCAAGCTCAAATGGCTTTTTTAGGTATTCGTTACAGCCAAGCTCGTAGCCAATAGCCATATCGCCTATATCAACTAAAGATGTTGTTATCATGATAGGAGCGTTTGGATTTAAACTCCTTATGTACTTGATAACCTCATGCCCATTTACGCCAGGGACTTTTATATCAAGTATAAAAAGATGATAGAAATTTTTCTCTATCAGATCACACGCCTCTTGGCCATCGCTCACTGCTGTAACTTCATAACCAAGCGTCTGTAAAAACTCACAGACGCTCTCTTGAAACCCTAAATCATCTTCTAAAAGCAAAATTTTCAAATCTCTCTCCTAAAAAATAAGTTTTATTAAGATTTAACCCTATTGTAATATTTAATAGGTAAATTCAAAATTAAAATTATTTTTTAAGCATTAAATAAAAATTTGCCCCGCATAGACAATGTAACACCTTAGCAAAAAGACACCACATATTACGAATAATGCGTTGATCACGGCAAATTCGCGTTTAAAATCATGCACCTTTAAAACGCTTAAGTCTAAAATGATAGGCAAAGCCATACCAAAACCAATGACGCCAATATAAAACATCAGCCCAAGAGAATTTGCGCTAAGTGCGTTTGCTACGCTCTGCGCACCACTTGTGCTTGCACCTTTTACAACCATAAAAAGAGCAACTATGAGCAAAAACTCGGTAATAATCGCAAAAAAATCAAATTTTAATAAATAGTGTGCAATATCGTTTTGTCTTTTTGCCTTATCTTTTAGCACGCCAACAAGCAACGTAAATGCACCAGCACAGCTCAAGCCTGATACTAAAAATAATACCGGCAAGACTGATGTATTCCAAAGTGCGATCTTGTGAGCTGCACTTAGCAAAAAGCCTGTATATGCACCAACGCCAATGCCTAGGATAAAAAGTAAAATTTCAAGTAGGCTTGAAAGCTTGCTAGCAAAATTTGCAACCACGTCAAAAAGAGAAATT comes from Campylobacter concisus and encodes:
- the holA gene encoding DNA polymerase III subunit delta; translated protein: MYRKDLELNLANANLSNYFLLFGADEFQIELFGKEILSFYSSEDANLLSLYFDEYNYAQASSHLSEQSLFGGKNILYVKSDKKIPAKELKELISLCSKSQDSYFLFELYESDMKLVFDTQKTFGTNFARFFKPSTPDEAINLLAKSAAKIGLNITKNALYELYFTHNENLYLAASELTKLKSLNTHIEQDDVKRLVFGLGGINFDDFFNKFMALKDIKNDFFTYLEDPNFNEILLLNSLYKAFFRLFKIYSYIKINGRLNLDEAIGYQPPVNVANLLKANSLKLNLNAYLEIFKTLNLAELELKTNTKMDKEIFVLSTILNLQHLISTANIK
- the rpsF gene encoding 30S ribosomal protein S6 encodes the protein MKHYELLFILKPTLTEEEVKAKVDFVKEVITKNGGEIATVVEMGTRKLAYTIKKYERGTYFVIYYKAPPALLAELTRNVRITEDIIRFLSVKYENKREIAAWERLCKGIKQTIKKEPREPRAPREPRVEKVDEQTFTEE
- a CDS encoding single-stranded DNA-binding protein, whose amino-acid sequence is MFNKVVLVGNLTRDIELRYTTSGSAIGNSGIAVTRKFNTNGEKREETCFIDISFFGKSAEIANQYLSKGSKLLVEGRLKFDQWTDNNGQNRSKHSIVVENMEMLGGNSGANGQSQGGFNQNSSYSQQRNNGSNNSYGNGGYQNSASQRQQMQPQNKKVQEEYYEEKIPDINIDADNFDGDNEIPF
- the rpsR gene encoding 30S ribosomal protein S18, with amino-acid sequence MAEKRKYSRKYCKFTEAKIDFIDYKDTSLLKYCLSERFKIMPRRLTGTSKRHQEMVEKAIKRARHAAIIPYIVDRKDVVSNPFDGL
- a CDS encoding bifunctional 3,4-dihydroxy-2-butanone 4-phosphate synthase/GTP cyclohydrolase II → MAFENVLKAIEDIKNGKMVIMVDDEDRENEGDLVFSAASSDMQKVNFAITHAKGVLCLAMDEANAKRLDLPLMVSKNTSSHETAFTVTIDAKEATTGVSAYERDMTIRLAASIDSVPENFVRPGHIFPLIAKKGGVLVRTGHTEGSVDLCKLAGVSPMAAICEIVKEDGTMARRDYLEEFCKKFNLNMISVSELVEYRLSHESLIEVSPAKSVKICGFEAKRYDIKDHENKNHAAYVFGEIKAQTNVKFQKISKDHELLSGDKFDNLLKALDFLSKNGGVLLFLDSNKSDTSSQKDYGIGAQILKYFGISEIELLSSNKNKEFVSLAGFGLDIKGYKEI
- the panB gene encoding 3-methyl-2-oxobutanoate hydroxymethyltransferase produces the protein MKNEKTQKKKLSINDIKNKKGIDPIVMITAYDALFAKLFNDYADIILVGDSLNMSFNMQESTISADMNTMLYHTKAVCNGAKNTFIMADMPFGSYTNEKQAIKNAMKFFKQTNADAVKLEVGMHQVNLVKRLCEEGINVMAHIGLKPQFYKFEGGYKIKGRSEIEAKKLIDEALAFEQAGTFGILLEGTMSSVASEITKQVHIPVIGIGSGVNVDGQVLVWSDMLGFFEDFKPKFVKHYLDGADIVRKSVQSYANDVKGKIFPSEEFCY
- a CDS encoding phosphorelay protein — protein: MGILKRLEIDYSYDIVEEFLSHYALMCDLLEPLIINLGRADKYKDSILELTRIFHNIKSAAGFMHLDPILKLTTLAEEIAQEARSLKGPANDKFIDWLLLISDQFNKYKDDVENDFEYFSVLEPKIIDVPAKLN
- a CDS encoding cache domain-containing protein, whose translation is MAEKMQNNMRVFFDYQVKQLNKSIDDEKFSSMAISILLAQNESIQTCLLGQSRDECIKNIENLTKTLGAASMYNNIKLHIYDKDLKSYVRSWDLNRYGDMIASSRFLVQESRHQNKPMVGIEAWYAGTHIRAVSNVIRDGKIIGNIEVLLNFDSLGNYFKKQGIDLFVLLAKDKMPSRKSIPSDQILNDYYIENLSSANLNIVGFLRDINFKEYEFYVYKTHYFCVVPLIDASNTQIGYYVLHVNTNEKERNISQNYFESEELF
- a CDS encoding HIT family protein gives rise to the protein MIYEDKFIKIEREDNELPWIKIFTIKPFRELSDCDEASRARLFEAMLVAEKAMLEFYKPTKINIASFGNYVPHVHIHVIARFSDDAFFPDSVWAAAKRKSELVLPEFDKFAKFLEEKLRASFE
- a CDS encoding AI-2E family transporter, whose amino-acid sequence is MNNRLFFGIFVFCALALVVYLFKPYLLDIFIAALLAVAVSNVQIAFLSLTKNRKTLSSALTTSVLLCLFIAPLLYAVVEIAKYAAGFDINNVTKTIEFIKNYDFRMPESINFLEPKIKEFIGGLDIKMLFSQLATNLASLGKLSLKFGVDMIIILVFFFFCNLYGNELISYLKYALPLKQDDTESILSEVGNVMSVVFYSTIANMIIQGFLFAIITSFYGYDGVLTGIFFSFASLIPVVGGILAWGPISIYEFANGNIAAAITIAIYTIVVISFAADTLLKPLVIKFINSKLVKIPTKINELLIFFAMLAGITTFGFWGVILGPAIVTFFISTIKLYTLLRERNFV